Proteins encoded by one window of Mercenaria mercenaria strain notata chromosome 4, MADL_Memer_1, whole genome shotgun sequence:
- the LOC123551871 gene encoding cilia- and flagella-associated protein 298-like produces MVKLSIKKGDEPQFLYETTVEATVDDTLAEVATIYNGRLKVQRLCAEIEDLAEHGITLPPNMQGLTDEQVIELKLKDEWAEKCTPQGGVRVNEDKVGRRNGQAPAEKMAEVLKKTCAEAKDMISKKKVQANEMVTQKTVTEALDILRGAVTIVYPMGLPPHDNIKMEFDNNEDLTGTQASLDVIEEQNAALWFSGKEMLRGKQLKDFVGKNEKTKVIAKLQKKGQGCPSREPVVNEQQQKEMMAYYYKKQEEMKKLEKEAEDAYLDSDWADSQALKRNFHGLKDIKWGPR; encoded by the exons ATGGTTAAGTTATCAATCAAGAAAGGAGATGAGCCACAGTTCCTATATGAAACAACAGTAGAAGCTACGGTCGATGATACTCTGGCAGAGGTAGCTACTATATATAATGGAAGGCTTAAAGTTCAGAGATTGTGTGCAG aaATAGAGGACTTGGCTGAACATGGAATAACTCTGCCACCCAACATGCAGGGCCTCACAGATGAACAGGTGATTGAACTCAAACTGAAAGATGAATGGGCAGAGAAGTGTACTCCACAAGGAGGAGTCAGAGTGAATGAAGATAAAGTTGGCAGAAGAAATGGACAAG CTCCTGCTGAGAAGATGGCTGAAGTCCTGAAGAAAACATGTGCAGAGGCAAAGGATATGATCTCAAAG aaaaaGGTACAGGCCAATGAAATGGTGACACAAAAGACTGTTACAGAAGCCCTGGATATCCTAAGAGGGGCTGTAACTATTGTATACCCAATGGGATTACCTCCCCATGATAATATCAAAATGGAATTTGATAACAATGAAGATCTGACTGGAACGCAA GCTTCACTAGATGTTATTGAAGAACAAAACGCTGCTCTGTGGTTCTCAGGCAAAGAAATGTTGAGGGGTAAACAGCTTAAAGATTTTGTtggcaaaaatgaaaaaacaaaagtGATAGCCAAACTTCAAAAG aAAGGTCAAGGTTGTCCATCCCGAGAACCAGTGGTGAACGAGCAACAACAGAAGGAAATGATGGCATACTACTACAAGAAACAAGAGGAAATGAAG aAACTGGAGAAGGAAGCAGAAGATGCCTACCTTGATTCAGACTGGGCAGATAGCCAAGCATTGAAGAGAAACTTCCATGGACTTAAAGACATTAAATGGGGGCCACGGTGA